One stretch of Prochlorococcus marinus XMU1402 DNA includes these proteins:
- a CDS encoding lipid-A-disaccharide synthase-related protein codes for MTHSLLFICNGHGEDVIASEIIKRLLKKIKNKKIEVMPLVGNGDVFNSIKSNKFRKIGYLKELPSGGFSNQSLKGFLLDLFAGFLIDNLRNFLIVKQKSKQNCKIIAVGDFLPLLYAWSSGCEFSFIGTPKSDHTWSSGPSWSLSDFYHNLKGSEWDPWEMFLMKSPRCKNLIVRDKITANNLNRKNINAKYLGNPMMDFVNATNEKISNIVSFNRIILLVGSRYPEALKNLDNFLNCLKDFDFSKDLIILLPLSTNANVIQIQSYLNKYSFIKQSKLQFLIGEDSVWKRKDQYVVIGKGKFNLWANMAEVGLCNAGTATEQIAGLGIPSLSLPGSGPQFTKSFAKRQSRLLGGSVSVCKNKTILLKRLSLLLSEKVIRLEQAKIGKKRMGESGASKKIVDYINLHLLS; via the coding sequence ATGACTCATTCTCTGTTATTTATATGTAATGGCCATGGAGAGGATGTAATCGCATCAGAAATAATAAAAAGATTACTAAAAAAGATAAAAAATAAAAAAATTGAAGTTATGCCTTTAGTAGGTAATGGAGATGTATTTAATTCAATAAAATCAAACAAATTTCGTAAAATAGGATATTTAAAAGAGTTGCCTAGTGGAGGTTTTAGTAATCAAAGCCTAAAGGGATTTTTGCTTGATTTGTTTGCAGGATTTTTAATTGATAATTTAAGAAATTTTTTAATTGTAAAACAAAAGTCAAAACAAAACTGCAAAATTATTGCAGTAGGAGATTTTCTACCATTGCTTTACGCATGGAGTTCAGGATGCGAATTTAGTTTTATTGGAACTCCCAAAAGTGACCATACTTGGAGTAGTGGCCCAAGTTGGTCTTTGAGCGATTTTTATCATAACTTGAAAGGCTCTGAATGGGATCCATGGGAAATGTTTTTAATGAAATCTCCAAGATGTAAAAATTTAATTGTGAGAGATAAAATCACAGCTAATAATTTGAATAGAAAAAATATTAATGCAAAATACTTGGGTAATCCAATGATGGATTTTGTTAATGCTACAAATGAGAAGATATCAAATATTGTTTCTTTTAATAGGATTATTTTATTGGTTGGAAGTAGATACCCTGAAGCTCTTAAAAATCTTGATAATTTTCTTAATTGTTTGAAAGACTTCGATTTTTCAAAGGATTTGATAATACTTTTGCCTTTGAGCACTAATGCAAATGTGATTCAAATTCAAAGTTATTTAAATAAATATAGTTTTATAAAACAGAGTAAACTTCAATTTTTAATTGGAGAAGATTCAGTATGGAAAAGGAAAGATCAATATGTAGTAATTGGAAAGGGTAAATTCAATTTATGGGCCAATATGGCTGAAGTTGGCTTGTGTAATGCAGGAACTGCTACAGAGCAAATTGCTGGCCTTGGAATTCCATCTCTGTCTCTACCTGGATCTGGACCACAATTTACAAAATCATTTGCAAAAAGGCAATCGAGATTATTGGGAGGTAGTGTTTCAGTATGCAAGAACAAAACAATTCTTTTAAAGCGTTTAAGTTTACTTTTGTCAGAAAAAGTTATTAGGTTAGAACAAGCAAAAATTGGA
- a CDS encoding histidine phosphotransferase, which translates to MPFANNQRITRRRSSAGPTPPKRPIGNNSEFSGRQAQGPRPTFLTLRDHGKVFVADLPNLSDGQLAHISKEANEVLNSLEKRLSDLENEPNVNNPENDTLIKASTKRDVTLRFIKSIEEEQEHRKNNPALRDAASESLPRTFLEVARHRLPGATFDSLLREALEACAVDDSTDENQVIDEPKETVKIMDIPSANTNASLVVSIDSSNDSKNGSN; encoded by the coding sequence ATGCCCTTTGCAAATAATCAAAGAATTACACGTAGACGTAGTTCAGCTGGTCCAACACCACCAAAAAGACCGATAGGTAATAATTCCGAATTTAGTGGTAGACAGGCTCAAGGCCCAAGACCTACTTTTTTGACATTAAGAGATCATGGTAAAGTATTTGTGGCTGATTTACCTAATTTGTCCGATGGTCAATTAGCTCATATTAGTAAAGAAGCTAATGAAGTTTTAAATAGTTTGGAAAAAAGGCTTAGTGATCTTGAAAATGAGCCTAATGTTAATAATCCTGAAAACGATACCCTGATAAAAGCCTCTACCAAAAGAGATGTCACATTGCGGTTTATTAAATCAATAGAAGAAGAACAAGAACATAGAAAGAATAATCCTGCTTTAAGAGATGCAGCATCTGAATCTTTACCTAGAACTTTTCTTGAGGTTGCCAGACATAGATTGCCTGGAGCAACCTTTGATTCACTACTGCGAGAGGCTCTTGAAGCATGTGCTGTTGATGATAGTACTGATGAAAATCAAGTTATTGATGAGCCTAAAGAAACTGTAAAAATCATGGATATACCCTCTGCCAACACAAATGCTTCGCTTGTTGTTAGTATCGATTCAAGTAATGATTCCAAGAATGGCTCTAATTGA
- the purM gene encoding phosphoribosylformylglycinamidine cyclo-ligase: MDYKTSGVDIEAGREFVSQIKQAVEETHTSNVIEGIGGFGGLFRIPINNFKKPVLVSGTDGVGTKLELAQSKNFHFEVGIDLVAMCMNDIITSGAKPLFFLDYIATGKLDKKQLLRVVQGISHGCGENNCSLLGGETAEMPGFYSKNKYDLAGFCVGIVDEDNLINGKKVSENDLIIALKSNGVHSNGFSLVRKIIQNNNQIDKEFEKVYHLNFYDELLKPTKIYNNVINQMLSENIEIKAMSHITGGGIPENLPRCIPSDFIPYINTNSWEIPTLFNFLKEKGTIPEKDFWNTFNLGVGFCLVIDKQFKDEILNICKDHDIDSWEIGKIMRKNDSAISKFLPEILI, from the coding sequence ATGGATTACAAAACATCAGGTGTTGATATAGAAGCTGGGCGAGAATTTGTTTCCCAAATTAAACAGGCAGTTGAAGAGACTCACACATCTAATGTGATTGAGGGTATCGGTGGGTTTGGAGGGTTGTTTAGAATTCCTATCAATAATTTTAAAAAACCAGTTCTTGTTTCAGGAACTGATGGCGTTGGAACAAAATTAGAATTAGCCCAAAGTAAAAACTTTCACTTTGAGGTTGGTATTGATTTGGTTGCTATGTGCATGAATGATATTATTACTAGCGGGGCAAAACCTTTATTTTTTCTTGATTATATTGCTACTGGTAAGCTTGATAAGAAACAATTATTGAGGGTTGTTCAGGGAATTTCTCATGGCTGCGGAGAAAATAACTGTTCATTACTCGGTGGGGAAACTGCTGAAATGCCAGGATTTTATTCAAAAAATAAGTATGATCTTGCAGGATTTTGTGTAGGAATAGTTGATGAGGATAATCTTATTAATGGTAAAAAAGTATCTGAAAATGATTTAATAATTGCTTTAAAAAGTAATGGAGTGCATAGTAATGGGTTTAGTTTAGTAAGAAAAATAATTCAAAACAATAATCAAATAGATAAAGAATTTGAAAAAGTTTATCATTTAAATTTTTATGATGAATTATTGAAACCTACAAAAATTTACAATAATGTGATTAACCAAATGTTATCTGAAAATATAGAAATTAAAGCAATGTCTCATATTACTGGTGGAGGAATTCCAGAGAATCTACCAAGATGTATACCTTCTGATTTCATTCCTTATATCAATACTAATTCTTGGGAAATACCAACTTTATTTAACTTCCTAAAAGAGAAAGGAACAATTCCTGAAAAAGATTTTTGGAATACCTTCAATCTTGGAGTCGGATTTTGTTTAGTTATTGACAAACAATTTAAGGATGAGATATTAAATATCTGTAAAGATCATGACATAGATAGTTGGGAGATTGGAAAGATAATGAGAAAAAACGATTCAGCTATTAGTAAATTTCTGCCGGAAATTTTAATTTAA
- a CDS encoding bifunctional pantoate--beta-alanine ligase/(d)CMP kinase, giving the protein MKKVIIRKTEEIENWRRNINSEINFIPTMGNLHNGHIKLITTAKNDNSNVNLVSIFINPLQFDNKFDLENYPKTIENDIKISFENGADAILIPSTEDIYPTNNKNVKFLKAPIELTSALCGLNRIGHFDGVCTVVYRLLNLIKPKNLYLGEKDWQQLLILKNLVLTKKLNIAIKSIPTQRDFDGIPLSSRNVHLSKNERKLIRFFSSELLEIKKNFQQEKKINLQEIIKKLSEKKISIEYLEHLHPHTLQKARLEDNISLLAGAIRCGETRLIDHVFLMKRKPIIAIDGPAGSGKSTVTKLIAKKLKLLYLDTGAMYRSLSWLLLKENIDYKKEKNLQNFLKDISIVFKSNTNLNQDVFINNHCVTQEIRSQEISSIVSKISSIKEVRKFLVEEQRRIGETGGLVAEGRDIGTTVFPNAELKIFLTASIEERAKRRKSDKNCKDSQEIDLNTLKELIEKRDFEDSTREISPLIKANDAIEIITDKYSINEVVDKIIDLYNDKIPKETQIQ; this is encoded by the coding sequence GTGAAGAAAGTAATCATAAGAAAAACTGAAGAAATAGAAAATTGGAGAAGAAATATAAATAGTGAAATTAACTTTATCCCAACAATGGGCAATCTTCATAATGGACATATAAAACTAATAACAACAGCAAAAAATGATAATTCTAATGTTAATTTAGTAAGTATTTTTATTAATCCACTTCAATTTGATAACAAGTTTGATTTAGAGAATTACCCTAAAACAATTGAAAATGATATAAAAATCTCCTTTGAAAATGGCGCAGATGCCATCTTAATCCCAAGTACTGAAGATATATATCCAACAAATAACAAAAATGTTAAATTCCTGAAAGCTCCAATAGAATTAACTTCTGCATTATGTGGATTAAATCGAATTGGACATTTTGATGGCGTTTGTACTGTAGTTTATAGATTACTTAATCTCATCAAGCCAAAAAATCTTTACTTAGGAGAAAAAGATTGGCAACAACTTTTAATTTTAAAAAATCTTGTTCTAACGAAAAAATTAAATATTGCCATTAAATCTATTCCTACACAAAGAGATTTTGATGGAATTCCTTTAAGTTCACGTAATGTACATTTATCAAAAAACGAAAGAAAATTAATTAGATTTTTTTCAAGTGAGTTATTAGAAATAAAAAAAAATTTTCAACAAGAAAAAAAAATAAATTTACAAGAAATAATTAAAAAGCTATCAGAAAAAAAAATTTCAATTGAATATTTAGAACATTTACATCCTCATACCCTTCAAAAAGCAAGACTTGAGGATAATATTTCATTACTGGCTGGTGCGATAAGATGTGGAGAAACAAGATTAATTGATCACGTTTTTCTAATGAAAAGAAAGCCGATTATTGCAATTGATGGCCCTGCAGGGTCAGGTAAAAGTACCGTAACAAAGTTAATAGCGAAGAAACTTAAACTTTTATACTTAGATACTGGAGCAATGTATAGGTCATTAAGTTGGCTTCTACTAAAAGAAAATATTGATTATAAAAAAGAAAAAAATTTACAAAATTTTCTTAAAGATATATCTATTGTTTTCAAGTCGAACACAAATTTAAATCAGGATGTTTTTATTAATAACCACTGTGTTACTCAAGAAATTAGGTCGCAAGAGATAAGTTCAATCGTTTCGAAAATCTCCTCAATAAAAGAAGTAAGAAAATTCTTAGTAGAAGAACAAAGAAGAATTGGAGAAACAGGCGGACTTGTAGCTGAAGGAAGAGATATAGGAACTACTGTTTTTCCCAATGCAGAACTTAAAATATTTTTAACTGCTAGCATCGAGGAAAGAGCAAAAAGAAGAAAATCTGATAAAAATTGTAAAGACTCACAAGAAATTGACCTAAATACATTAAAAGAACTTATAGAGAAAAGAGATTTTGAAGATTCCACTAGGGAAATTTCACCTCTAATAAAAGCGAATGACGCAATAGAAATTATTACGGATAAATATTCAATTAATGAGGTAGTAGATAAAATTATTGATCTCTATAATGACAAGATTCCTAAAGAGACTCAGATCCAATAA
- a CDS encoding low molecular weight protein-tyrosine-phosphatase has product MKKISVLFVCLGNICRSPAAEAIFISLLEKKGLIDGFIVDSAGTGSWHIGKRADSRMRIAAERRDINILSRARQITCKDFEEFNYILAMDDSNFRNIQELKNKTSSTDFASIKKIQDFRSVFCEHEVPDPYFGGDEGFDYVLDILDDSVNGFLESIS; this is encoded by the coding sequence ATGAAAAAAATTTCTGTTCTTTTTGTATGTTTGGGAAATATTTGTAGGTCTCCTGCAGCAGAAGCTATCTTTATAAGTCTATTAGAAAAAAAAGGATTAATAGATGGATTTATTGTAGACTCTGCTGGAACTGGGAGTTGGCATATTGGAAAAAGAGCAGACTCTAGGATGAGAATCGCGGCAGAAAGAAGAGATATAAATATCTTAAGCAGGGCGCGTCAAATAACTTGCAAAGATTTTGAAGAATTTAATTATATTCTTGCCATGGACGACTCAAATTTTAGAAATATTCAAGAACTTAAAAATAAAACATCTTCAACTGATTTTGCATCAATTAAAAAAATACAAGATTTTAGATCAGTTTTTTGTGAGCACGAAGTCCCTGACCCATATTTTGGAGGTGATGAGGGCTTTGATTATGTTCTTGATATATTAGATGACTCTGTAAATGGTTTCTTGGAGAGTATTTCTTGA
- a CDS encoding phycoerythrobilin:ferredoxin oxidoreductase — protein sequence MLIQDTIFYRPDWRWHNFLKYLTKNLIKYKCQEKIIPSEYSYKDSTYGSKKSKKNVNLSTWCVIHKKRIQLARAVCINSPNYSVLNFLIIPNSIYNIPFFGVDFVSLPNSHLLVLDFQPSLKIQNQYDNELLEKLKKLKTHCHSSLPCAEKMSADVARFFSPGVIWSKLPKEEKSDFLIANQLYTSFKEYFNLYLKILFASKEVNIDLQKELINGQNNYLKYRRDNDPARPMLSSLFGKEFTESLIKEVLFTT from the coding sequence ATGTTAATACAAGATACTATTTTTTATAGACCAGATTGGAGATGGCATAATTTTCTAAAATATTTAACTAAAAATTTAATTAAATATAAATGTCAAGAAAAAATAATACCCTCCGAATATTCTTATAAAGATTCAACTTATGGTTCAAAAAAGTCAAAAAAAAATGTGAATCTCTCTACTTGGTGCGTAATACATAAAAAAAGAATTCAATTAGCAAGAGCAGTTTGCATTAATAGTCCCAATTATTCTGTTTTAAATTTTTTAATTATTCCTAATAGTATTTATAATATCCCATTTTTTGGTGTAGATTTTGTTTCTCTACCTAATAGTCATTTATTAGTATTAGATTTTCAGCCTTCATTAAAAATACAAAATCAATATGATAATGAGTTACTAGAAAAACTTAAAAAACTCAAAACTCATTGCCATTCCTCACTCCCATGTGCTGAAAAAATGTCTGCAGACGTAGCTAGATTTTTTTCTCCAGGAGTAATTTGGTCAAAATTACCAAAAGAAGAAAAGAGTGATTTTTTAATTGCTAATCAGCTTTATACCTCATTTAAGGAATATTTTAATTTGTATTTAAAAATTCTTTTTGCAAGTAAGGAAGTCAATATTGATTTGCAAAAAGAATTAATAAACGGTCAAAATAATTATTTGAAATATAGAAGAGATAACGATCCAGCAAGGCCAATGTTATCGAGTTTATTTGGCAAGGAATTTACTGAATCTTTAATTAAAGAAGTTTTGTTTACTACTTAG
- a CDS encoding 15,16-dihydrobiliverdin:ferredoxin oxidoreductase: protein MFDSLVDFLKTNIDELNGHEVPISSEFKEHHNEDSKYIIKNWLFSSSEYRKWRITRLDGGKKLQVFNTVAYPNFDSEVPILGADILWFGTAQKLLAILDYQPLIQEGKYLEKYCSSLGRIKKKYSEFDNNKMKNIYDSKKYFSPWVIICRGNKLNLDRDLNNIFYSFVNNYLNIYKLNTVNQFLNTEEIKINQIKYDKYSFEKDPAEKLFKSFFGEKWTKKFINKFLFTLNNEIIH from the coding sequence ATGTTTGATTCATTAGTTGATTTCCTTAAAACCAATATTGATGAATTAAATGGTCATGAAGTACCAATATCTAGCGAATTTAAAGAACATCACAATGAAGACTCAAAATATATTATTAAAAATTGGCTTTTTTCATCTTCCGAATATAGAAAGTGGCGTATAACCCGATTAGATGGCGGCAAAAAACTACAAGTTTTTAATACGGTTGCATATCCAAATTTTGATAGTGAAGTACCCATCTTAGGCGCTGATATTTTATGGTTTGGAACTGCTCAAAAGTTATTGGCAATACTTGATTATCAACCTTTGATTCAAGAAGGCAAGTATCTTGAAAAATATTGTTCAAGTTTAGGTAGAATTAAGAAAAAGTATTCTGAATTTGATAATAATAAAATGAAGAATATCTATGACTCAAAAAAGTACTTTTCCCCATGGGTAATTATATGTAGAGGAAATAAATTAAACCTTGATAGAGATTTAAATAATATATTTTATTCATTTGTAAATAATTATTTGAACATTTATAAATTGAATACTGTTAATCAATTTTTAAATACTGAAGAAATAAAGATTAATCAAATTAAATATGATAAGTACAGTTTTGAAAAAGACCCTGCAGAAAAATTGTTTAAATCTTTTTTTGGAGAAAAATGGACAAAAAAATTTATTAATAAATTTCTCTTTACATTAAATAATGAGATTATCCATTGA
- a CDS encoding heme oxygenase (biliverdin-producing), which yields MAVALAGQLREGTKKSHTMAENTGFVACFLKGVVEKKSYRKLISDLYFVYKAMEEEIERLVNEDHPVIKPIGFKSLFRKETLVNDLKFYFGDNWKNEINISQSAKEYVERIHEVAKKSPELLVGHHYTRYIGDLSGGQILKRIAKKALNLQGNDGLNFYEFELIADEKKFKEEYSLTLNQLPINQKTADQIIDEANQAFTYNMKMFKELEGNLIAVLGKIVFNYITKKVRKGSTET from the coding sequence ATGGCAGTTGCTCTAGCAGGACAATTAAGAGAGGGGACAAAAAAATCCCACACTATGGCTGAAAATACTGGCTTTGTGGCTTGTTTTTTAAAAGGAGTTGTTGAAAAAAAATCCTATAGAAAATTAATTAGTGATTTATATTTTGTTTATAAAGCTATGGAAGAAGAGATTGAAAGATTGGTTAATGAGGATCATCCCGTAATAAAACCTATTGGTTTTAAATCATTATTCAGGAAAGAAACCCTTGTAAATGATCTTAAATTTTATTTCGGGGATAACTGGAAGAATGAAATTAATATTTCTCAATCAGCAAAAGAATACGTAGAAAGAATCCATGAAGTCGCAAAAAAATCACCAGAGCTATTAGTTGGTCACCACTACACACGCTATATAGGAGACTTATCTGGAGGGCAAATTTTGAAAAGGATCGCTAAAAAAGCACTAAATTTGCAGGGAAATGATGGTTTAAACTTTTACGAGTTTGAATTAATTGCTGACGAAAAAAAATTCAAGGAAGAATATTCCCTTACTTTGAACCAACTTCCAATAAATCAAAAGACTGCAGATCAAATTATTGATGAAGCTAATCAAGCTTTTACTTACAATATGAAAATGTTTAAAGAGCTTGAAGGTAACTTGATTGCTGTTTTAGGGAAGATTGTATTTAATTACATTACAAAAAAAGTTAGAAAAGGAAGCACCGAGACCTAG
- a CDS encoding NADP-dependent isocitrate dehydrogenase produces MPKFEKLTLPNEGEIITFNQGNPNVPNNPIVPFIRGDGTGVDIWPATQIVLDSAIKKSYGNERKINWFKVYAGDEACELYGTYNYLPQDTIEAIRHFGVAIKGPLTTPIGGGIRSLNVALRQIFDLYSCVRPCKYYSGTPSPHKNPQNLDVVVYRENTEDIYMGIEWEAEDNNCLELINHLNEVVIPNSKKLKNRSIPKGSGIGIKPVSKFGSQRHIRKAIEHAKRLSGDKRHVTLVHKGNIMKYTEGAFRDWGYELAVDEFREDCITERESWILDNIQKDPEITIENNARKIEPGYDKLTNNKKAFICEEIKEVISSISNSHGDGKWRELILVDDRIADSIFQQIQTRPQEYSILATLNLNGDYVSDAAAAIVGGLGMAPGANIGDNAAIFEATHGTAPKHAGLNKINPGSVILSGVMMLEYFGWDEAANLITNGLSKAIEQKKVTYDLARLMEPKVEPLSCSSFAEEIISNF; encoded by the coding sequence ATGCCAAAATTTGAAAAATTAACTTTACCTAATGAAGGCGAGATTATAACTTTTAATCAAGGCAATCCTAATGTTCCTAATAATCCCATTGTCCCCTTTATCAGAGGTGATGGTACAGGAGTTGATATTTGGCCAGCTACTCAAATCGTTCTTGATTCAGCGATTAAAAAAAGCTATGGAAATGAAAGGAAAATTAATTGGTTTAAAGTTTATGCAGGAGATGAAGCTTGTGAACTTTATGGAACATACAACTATCTCCCTCAAGATACTATTGAAGCAATCAGACATTTCGGTGTAGCCATTAAAGGACCGTTAACGACTCCTATTGGCGGAGGTATTAGATCTCTTAATGTTGCATTAAGACAAATCTTTGATTTATATAGCTGTGTTAGACCATGCAAATATTATTCAGGAACTCCAAGCCCTCATAAAAATCCCCAAAATTTAGACGTTGTTGTTTATAGAGAAAATACAGAGGATATCTACATGGGCATTGAATGGGAAGCCGAGGATAATAATTGTCTTGAATTAATTAATCACTTAAATGAAGTTGTCATACCGAACAGTAAAAAATTAAAAAATAGGTCAATTCCAAAGGGGTCTGGAATTGGTATAAAACCAGTTAGTAAATTTGGTAGCCAAAGGCATATTAGAAAAGCTATTGAACATGCTAAAAGATTATCTGGAGACAAAAGGCATGTGACTCTTGTACATAAAGGGAATATCATGAAATATACCGAAGGTGCATTTAGAGATTGGGGATATGAATTAGCAGTTGATGAATTTAGAGAAGATTGCATTACAGAAAGAGAAAGCTGGATCCTAGACAATATTCAGAAAGATCCAGAAATTACAATTGAAAATAATGCTCGAAAAATCGAACCAGGTTATGACAAGCTTACAAATAACAAAAAAGCATTTATTTGCGAAGAAATTAAAGAAGTTATTTCATCAATATCAAATTCTCATGGAGATGGTAAATGGAGAGAACTTATTCTTGTTGATGATCGGATAGCTGACAGTATATTTCAACAAATTCAAACTAGACCTCAAGAATATTCAATTCTTGCAACATTAAACCTTAATGGAGACTATGTTTCTGATGCAGCTGCAGCAATTGTTGGTGGCTTAGGTATGGCTCCTGGTGCAAATATTGGAGATAATGCAGCAATTTTCGAAGCAACGCATGGTACCGCGCCAAAACATGCAGGCTTAAATAAGATTAATCCAGGCTCAGTTATTCTCAGTGGTGTAATGATGCTTGAATACTTTGGTTGGGATGAAGCAGCTAACTTAATTACTAATGGTTTAAGTAAGGCAATAGAACAAAAAAAAGTCACCTATGATCTAGCACGCTTAATGGAACCGAAAGTAGAACCTCTATCCTGCAGCAGTTTTGCTGAAGAAATTATCTCAAATTTCTAA
- a CDS encoding four-carbon acid sugar kinase family protein, with protein MKFVVIDDDPTGSQTVHDCLLLLKWNCSTLVKGFESKSNLFFILANTRSLSENDAKLTIEEICKNLKTVIASGAYEEEIIFISRGDSTLRGHNFLEPSALNSCLGPFDATFHIPAFIEGKRLTINGSHFVDKTPINQTIFAKDKIFGYETSNVKNLLFQKSKSQINFEDIQNLLLSDIEILNDEENNIVFKRLKNLKNNKHLIVDIENYSQLKKFSLVIKKLTKQKKFLFRTAASFISSISEKKRISKGETYFSDLRIRNKEKVFLPGLIIVGSYVELSTIQLNNLLEITICNPIELDVFEFFKINSSENYRELRNLLKKNFLKEIRISFEKGKTPVLFTSRKFMSLDYSKQFNFYNSLACFIAELVADLKYEIGYLISKGGITTNVILSNGLNADYVYLQGQILTGISVVTHNLKNDEKLPIITHPGNIGSKDSLVNIWKIFENKNNFKN; from the coding sequence ATGAAATTTGTTGTTATAGATGATGATCCAACAGGCTCTCAAACTGTTCATGATTGCTTATTACTTCTTAAGTGGAACTGCTCAACTTTAGTCAAAGGTTTTGAATCTAAATCTAATTTATTTTTTATTTTGGCTAATACAAGGTCACTATCTGAAAACGATGCGAAATTAACAATAGAGGAAATTTGCAAAAATCTTAAGACCGTTATAGCTTCTGGAGCTTATGAAGAAGAAATTATTTTTATAAGTAGAGGAGACTCTACTCTTCGAGGACATAACTTTTTAGAGCCAAGTGCCTTAAATAGTTGCTTAGGTCCTTTTGATGCTACTTTTCATATTCCAGCTTTTATAGAGGGTAAAAGATTAACCATTAATGGATCACACTTTGTTGATAAAACTCCAATTAATCAAACAATTTTTGCAAAAGATAAAATTTTTGGATATGAGACAAGTAATGTCAAGAATCTTTTATTTCAGAAAAGTAAATCGCAAATAAATTTTGAAGATATTCAAAATCTTTTATTGTCAGATATTGAAATTTTAAATGATGAAGAAAATAATATTGTTTTTAAAAGACTAAAGAATTTAAAGAATAATAAACATCTAATTGTAGATATAGAAAATTATTCTCAATTAAAAAAATTTTCTTTAGTAATTAAAAAATTGACTAAACAAAAAAAATTCCTTTTTAGAACTGCAGCAAGTTTTATAAGTTCAATTTCTGAGAAAAAAAGGATCTCTAAGGGTGAGACATATTTTTCTGACTTAAGAATAAGAAATAAAGAAAAGGTTTTTCTCCCAGGATTGATAATTGTTGGATCCTATGTGGAACTTTCAACAATCCAATTGAATAATTTATTAGAAATAACTATTTGCAATCCAATTGAATTAGATGTTTTTGAATTCTTTAAAATTAATTCATCAGAAAATTATCGGGAGCTAAGGAATTTATTAAAAAAAAATTTTTTGAAAGAAATTAGAATTTCATTTGAGAAGGGCAAAACTCCTGTATTGTTTACTTCAAGAAAATTTATGTCCTTAGATTATTCTAAACAATTTAATTTTTATAATTCACTTGCTTGTTTTATTGCTGAATTAGTTGCTGATTTAAAATATGAAATAGGATATTTGATTTCAAAAGGAGGTATCACAACAAATGTGATTCTAAGTAATGGACTTAATGCAGATTATGTTTATCTTCAAGGACAGATATTAACAGGCATTTCAGTGGTGACTCATAATTTAAAAAATGACGAAAAACTCCCTATTATTACTCATCCTGGAAACATTGGCAGTAAAGATTCACTGGTTAATATTTGGAAGATTTTTGAAAATAAAAATAATTTTAAAAATTAG